From the Leptospira biflexa serovar Patoc strain 'Patoc 1 (Paris)' genome, one window contains:
- the dnaE gene encoding DNA polymerase III subunit alpha — protein sequence MEDFAHLHLHTTYSMLDGAIRISDLMKRVKELGMSSVAITDHGNMYGAIEFYKEAVKHEVKPIIGCEFYVTPSRSAETELDEIADGGAYHIILLCKNEVGYQNIIKLASRSFTEGFYRKPRIDYDLLERHSEGLVCLTACLAGEVNRKILEGKEDKAYALAGRLHEIFRKEDFYLEIQDHGIPEQKTVAEAVIGFSKRTGIPLVLTNDSHFLTKDDREAQDILLRIGMRKNIDDEMRFGFNQNFYVKSPEEMKTLFPNHLDAYYNTLAIRDKCSLNFQFGNPLLPPFEVPPGFDTDSYLEKLVWEGIQEKYKEITPIVKERTEFEMQTIRNMHFAGYFLIVQDYINFARRTGIPVGPGRGSAAGSIIAYALGITNVDPIRYNLLFERFLNPDRKDMPDIDTDFCVERREEVINYIKHRYGENRVGQIITFGSLAAKAAIKDVARVFNVPFSEVNEMSKLFPKKLGITIQEAVETSKDLRDIAEKSELNKKVFSIAQKLEGNYRQVGRHAAGVVIAPTALEEIVPLSTVSEPGRDGRSIVTQYDKNMSEQVGLIKMDILGLKNLTTIHHATKLIEKRHGILIDLDKIPLDDPATFSLLRKANVLGIFQLDSSSGIRDLFAKAQVQKFEEIAALLALYRPGPMGSGMLDDYLDRKNGKKKVVFPHESLAEVLGETYGVIVYQEQVMGISRIMGGFSVGDSDVLRKAMAKKDKSKLPALKEKFVKGAIEKKINEKLATELFEQLEKFGEYGFNKSHSVAYAFVTYQTAFLKANYSIEYLTALLSGDHSKITDVVKYINNAKEMGIRILGPDVKESGISFEITDDTTVRFGLSSIKGVGELAAQNIIHNRNELGGYKQLSDFTKKLDTRLANKKVLESLAQGGAFDSFGYSRKTISESTDIILNYANKKQAEEKEGQFSLFGGVNGGSEENLNLPKDGIEWNDDELLRREKETTGLYLSGHPLDKFTEQLKSLNPTSIENLEEVRPKSKVEIAGVLSKKVVKLTKKKEEFVNFMLEDQTGEIECVAFPKTYAEFKHLFTEDNTVFIKGILERIDADESELKGQIIVNKLEELNSVTIEKKMEKTLHLTINMKEEKNRDVILKLQDILSVHRGASSVFFHLVGNGDEKKVIRAHDHFSIEITTDLMKMLTDILGKGAVRYTVGEEVRVYG from the coding sequence ATGGAAGATTTTGCCCACCTGCATCTGCACACTACCTATTCCATGTTGGATGGTGCCATACGAATCAGTGATTTGATGAAACGTGTGAAAGAACTGGGGATGAGTTCCGTCGCCATCACTGATCACGGGAACATGTATGGTGCGATCGAGTTTTACAAAGAAGCAGTCAAACATGAAGTCAAACCCATCATCGGTTGTGAATTTTATGTAACACCTTCGAGAAGTGCAGAAACCGAACTTGATGAAATTGCAGATGGTGGTGCTTACCATATCATCTTATTATGTAAAAACGAAGTTGGATACCAAAATATCATCAAACTGGCAAGTCGTTCCTTTACAGAAGGATTTTATCGAAAGCCACGTATTGATTACGATCTGTTGGAACGCCACAGTGAAGGCCTAGTCTGTTTAACAGCATGCCTTGCTGGAGAAGTGAACAGAAAAATTCTGGAAGGGAAAGAAGACAAAGCGTATGCGTTAGCTGGTCGACTCCATGAAATCTTTCGGAAAGAAGATTTTTATTTGGAAATCCAAGATCATGGAATCCCAGAACAAAAAACAGTGGCGGAAGCAGTCATTGGTTTTTCAAAACGAACTGGTATCCCTTTGGTGCTAACCAACGATTCACACTTCTTAACAAAAGATGATAGAGAAGCGCAAGACATTCTATTGCGAATTGGAATGCGCAAAAACATCGATGATGAAATGCGATTTGGATTTAATCAAAATTTTTATGTTAAATCTCCTGAAGAGATGAAAACTCTTTTTCCCAATCATTTAGATGCTTATTATAATACACTCGCCATTCGCGATAAATGTTCTCTCAATTTCCAATTTGGAAATCCATTACTCCCACCATTTGAAGTACCACCAGGTTTTGACACAGACAGTTATTTAGAAAAATTGGTTTGGGAAGGGATTCAGGAAAAATACAAGGAGATCACGCCCATCGTCAAGGAAAGGACCGAATTCGAAATGCAAACCATTCGGAATATGCATTTTGCCGGATACTTTCTCATAGTTCAAGATTATATCAATTTTGCAAGGCGCACGGGGATTCCAGTGGGACCTGGTCGTGGTTCGGCTGCAGGTTCCATCATTGCCTATGCACTTGGGATCACAAACGTTGATCCAATTCGTTACAATTTACTCTTCGAACGATTTTTGAATCCCGATCGAAAGGATATGCCTGATATTGATACGGATTTTTGTGTGGAACGACGAGAAGAAGTGATCAATTACATCAAACACCGGTATGGTGAAAATCGAGTTGGTCAAATTATCACTTTTGGTTCCTTAGCTGCAAAAGCAGCAATCAAAGACGTTGCCCGTGTCTTCAATGTTCCGTTCTCTGAAGTAAACGAAATGAGTAAGTTGTTCCCAAAAAAATTGGGAATCACCATCCAAGAGGCTGTTGAAACATCAAAAGATTTACGTGATATCGCTGAAAAATCTGAATTAAATAAAAAAGTATTTTCAATTGCACAGAAACTAGAAGGTAACTATCGTCAGGTGGGAAGACATGCGGCAGGTGTGGTGATTGCGCCAACTGCCCTGGAAGAAATTGTCCCACTATCAACCGTTAGTGAACCAGGCCGTGATGGTCGATCCATTGTCACTCAGTACGACAAAAATATGTCGGAACAAGTGGGGCTGATCAAAATGGATATTTTAGGTTTAAAAAACTTAACAACCATCCATCACGCAACAAAACTCATTGAAAAACGGCATGGAATACTAATTGATTTAGACAAAATCCCTTTGGATGATCCGGCCACCTTTAGTTTGTTACGGAAAGCAAATGTTCTGGGTATATTTCAGTTGGATTCTTCTTCAGGAATTCGAGATCTTTTTGCCAAAGCGCAAGTTCAAAAGTTTGAAGAAATTGCCGCCTTACTTGCATTATATCGTCCTGGTCCGATGGGATCTGGGATGTTGGACGATTATTTAGATCGTAAAAACGGAAAGAAAAAAGTAGTATTCCCACATGAAAGTTTAGCTGAGGTTTTGGGTGAAACATATGGTGTAATTGTTTACCAAGAACAGGTAATGGGTATCTCAAGGATTATGGGTGGATTCTCTGTAGGAGACTCGGATGTTCTCCGTAAGGCGATGGCCAAAAAAGATAAATCCAAACTCCCTGCACTAAAAGAAAAATTTGTAAAAGGTGCCATTGAAAAGAAAATCAATGAAAAGTTGGCAACCGAACTCTTTGAACAGTTGGAAAAATTCGGTGAGTATGGATTTAATAAATCCCACTCGGTTGCTTATGCCTTTGTGACATACCAAACTGCCTTCTTAAAAGCAAATTATTCGATCGAATACCTAACTGCATTACTTTCAGGAGATCATTCCAAAATCACGGATGTTGTGAAATACATCAATAATGCAAAAGAGATGGGAATTCGTATTCTTGGGCCTGATGTAAAAGAATCAGGAATTTCTTTTGAAATCACTGACGATACAACTGTACGTTTTGGCCTATCGTCTATCAAAGGTGTTGGAGAACTTGCCGCACAAAATATCATTCATAATCGAAATGAACTTGGTGGTTACAAGCAACTGAGTGATTTTACAAAAAAACTCGATACTCGATTGGCCAATAAAAAGGTATTAGAGTCACTCGCACAAGGTGGTGCGTTTGATTCCTTTGGTTATTCCAGGAAAACCATATCCGAATCCACTGATATCATTCTCAACTATGCAAACAAAAAACAAGCTGAAGAAAAAGAGGGCCAATTTTCTCTGTTTGGTGGTGTAAATGGTGGATCGGAAGAAAACTTAAATTTACCAAAAGATGGAATTGAGTGGAATGATGATGAACTTCTTCGACGAGAGAAAGAAACAACCGGTTTGTATTTATCCGGCCACCCTCTGGATAAATTCACTGAACAACTAAAATCTCTAAATCCAACTTCCATTGAAAACTTAGAAGAAGTCCGCCCTAAATCAAAAGTGGAAATTGCTGGTGTTCTATCCAAAAAGGTTGTCAAACTCACGAAGAAAAAAGAAGAATTTGTAAACTTTATGTTGGAAGACCAAACAGGTGAGATTGAATGCGTCGCGTTTCCGAAAACTTATGCTGAATTCAAACATTTGTTCACGGAAGACAACACTGTTTTTATCAAAGGGATTTTGGAACGAATTGATGCCGACGAATCAGAGTTAAAGGGCCAAATTATCGTAAATAAACTCGAAGAATTAAACTCTGTCACCATTGAAAAGAAAATGGAAAAAACACTCCATTTGACAATCAATATGAAGGAAGAAAAAAACAGAGACGTGATTTTAAAACTCCAGGACATCCTTTCCGTTCATAGGGGTGCCTCATCAGTATTTTTTCACTTAGTGGGTAATGGTGACGAAAAAAAAGTAATCCGTGCTCATGATCATTTTTCCATCGAAATCACAACTGATCTTATGAAAATGTTAACGGATATTTTGGGAAAGGGAGCAGTTCGTTACACAGTAGGGGAAGAAGTGAGAGTATACGGGTAA
- the cobT gene encoding nicotinate-nucleotide--dimethylbenzimidazole phosphoribosyltransferase, giving the protein MSPFSLPKISPVTHVLRDKIREKIDTKTKPLGSLGALESVAQQIAEIQNTTSPSLRNPKLILFAADHGITEEPVSLYPKDVTWQMVFNFLHGGACANVFAKHSGIEVEVVDAGVDHDWDKSTIQLLQKKIRKGTSNFLKTPAMTKEEAYLSLQNGIHLIMDDRYKDTNVFLFGEMGIGNTSSASMVLSHLTGIPLSKLVGKGTGLNPKGKETKLEILERAYLRTGKLNDPLEILSEFGGFEIGMMAGAMLGAASNQKVFLVDGFITTAAFFVAYHLNPLVKDYAIFSHVSDEEGHIIVLDHFQIRPLLKLNLRLGEGSGALAAYPLIELSVKFLNEMASFADAGVSDSETKS; this is encoded by the coding sequence ATGTCCCCATTTTCCCTACCCAAAATTTCCCCCGTAACCCATGTTTTGCGAGACAAAATTCGAGAAAAAATTGACACCAAAACAAAACCTTTAGGTTCCCTTGGTGCACTCGAATCAGTAGCACAACAAATCGCCGAAATCCAAAATACAACTTCGCCTTCTTTACGGAATCCGAAACTAATTTTGTTTGCCGCAGACCATGGGATCACCGAAGAACCAGTCTCTCTTTACCCAAAAGATGTAACATGGCAGATGGTGTTTAATTTTTTACATGGTGGTGCCTGTGCCAATGTATTTGCCAAACACAGTGGAATCGAAGTTGAAGTAGTGGATGCAGGTGTGGATCATGATTGGGATAAATCCACAATACAACTACTCCAAAAAAAAATCAGAAAAGGTACATCTAACTTTCTTAAAACTCCTGCAATGACAAAAGAGGAAGCATATCTTTCTCTGCAAAATGGAATCCATTTAATAATGGATGATCGGTACAAAGACACCAATGTATTTTTATTCGGAGAAATGGGAATTGGCAATACCTCATCCGCATCCATGGTATTATCTCATCTAACAGGAATTCCACTCTCTAAATTGGTAGGAAAAGGAACTGGATTAAATCCCAAAGGAAAAGAAACAAAATTAGAAATATTGGAAAGGGCCTACCTAAGAACAGGAAAACTGAATGATCCTCTAGAAATCCTTTCTGAATTTGGCGGATTTGAAATAGGGATGATGGCTGGAGCGATGCTCGGGGCCGCATCCAATCAAAAAGTTTTCCTTGTGGATGGATTCATCACTACCGCAGCATTTTTTGTCGCCTATCATCTGAATCCACTCGTAAAAGATTATGCTATTTTTTCACATGTTTCTGATGAAGAAGGCCACATCATTGTTTTGGATCATTTTCAAATCAGACCACTTTTAAAACTAAACTTACGATTAGGAGAAGGAAGTGGTGCGCTTGCCGCCTACCCTCTCATCGAACTCAGTGTAAAATTTTTGAATGAAATGGCTTCCTTTGCCGACGCAGGTGTCAGCGACTCAGAGACAAAATCTTAA
- a CDS encoding adenosylcobinamide-GDP ribazoletransferase gives MKYILLEIRLFFVCMSFLTRIPSPRWIGFQEEWLHHSIKYSPSVGFLLGSLQWFVFLLFQFLFGPTIAFTISLGFLLILTGAFHEDGFSDFCDGIGGGWKREDILRIMKDSRVGSFGAAGISLLLLLKVLGVSETFHQYEIKGLPFTFGSSAQIHLLSVWLYFVTAQSFSRFLSILMMKLLPYAKEEGYAKPMAKEINWPQIYFACIFGVTPFLALVYLHPYFLLSLLCIIPSFVYMFSLMKRWIQGFTGDCLGAVQQVVETCIWISGVFVWISI, from the coding sequence ATGAAATATATCCTATTAGAAATCCGTTTGTTTTTTGTTTGTATGTCCTTTCTCACAAGGATTCCTTCTCCGCGTTGGATCGGTTTTCAAGAAGAGTGGTTACACCATTCCATTAAATATTCTCCCTCTGTTGGTTTTTTACTCGGCAGCTTACAATGGTTTGTTTTCCTTCTGTTCCAATTTTTATTTGGACCTACGATTGCGTTTACAATTTCTCTTGGTTTTTTACTCATTCTCACTGGTGCCTTTCACGAAGATGGATTTTCCGATTTTTGTGATGGGATTGGTGGCGGATGGAAACGAGAAGATATTTTACGCATTATGAAAGACAGTCGTGTCGGAAGTTTCGGTGCCGCCGGTATTTCGTTACTTTTACTTTTAAAAGTCTTAGGTGTCTCAGAAACCTTTCACCAATATGAAATCAAAGGACTTCCATTTACCTTTGGTTCGTCTGCCCAAATTCACCTCCTCAGTGTTTGGTTGTACTTTGTGACTGCCCAGAGCTTTAGTCGATTTTTATCAATACTCATGATGAAACTTTTACCTTATGCGAAAGAAGAAGGATATGCAAAACCGATGGCAAAAGAAATCAATTGGCCTCAAATTTATTTTGCCTGTATCTTTGGAGTTACTCCTTTTTTAGCACTGGTGTATTTACATCCTTACTTTTTGCTAAGCCTACTATGTATCATCCCAAGTTTTGTTTATATGTTTTCGCTCATGAAACGATGGATCCAAGGATTCACTGGTGATTGTTTGGGGGCTGTCCAACAAGTTGTGGAAACTTGCATTTGGATCTCTGGAGTATTTGTATGGATCTCTATTTAA
- a CDS encoding histidine phosphatase family protein — translation MDLYLIRHPETIAPKGTCYGRTDFPLKYPVEDTAETTFAHLPPNFDHLVVSPAPRAVKLANALLSKYNPNENAYHTQLNRDERLLEMDFGDWDGKLWEEIPRKDTIPWMKDFVNARTPNGEAFTDLIKRVDQFLDDWKTHGALRENWEKTNKQKLNVMIVVCHSGPIRAILCRLQGIPHEEAFKSPVDFGSVHKLEIT, via the coding sequence ATGGATCTCTATTTAATTCGCCATCCAGAAACCATAGCACCCAAAGGCACTTGTTACGGGCGAACTGATTTTCCACTCAAATACCCTGTAGAAGACACTGCAGAAACTACATTCGCCCATCTACCACCTAACTTTGATCATTTAGTAGTTAGCCCTGCTCCACGTGCTGTTAAATTGGCAAACGCATTACTTTCTAAATACAATCCAAATGAAAATGCTTATCATACCCAATTGAATAGAGACGAACGATTGTTAGAAATGGATTTTGGGGATTGGGATGGAAAACTTTGGGAAGAAATTCCGAGAAAAGATACAATCCCTTGGATGAAAGATTTTGTGAATGCCAGAACTCCCAATGGGGAAGCTTTTACTGACTTAATCAAAAGAGTGGATCAGTTTTTAGATGATTGGAAAACCCATGGAGCTTTACGCGAAAACTGGGAAAAGACAAACAAACAAAAATTAAATGTAATGATTGTTGTCTGCCATTCTGGTCCTATTCGAGCCATACTTTGTCGGCTCCAAGGAATTCCACATGAGGAAGCATTTAAGTCCCCTGTGGATTTTGGTTCTGTTCACAAACTAGAAATCACTTAA
- the gatB gene encoding Asp-tRNA(Asn)/Glu-tRNA(Gln) amidotransferase subunit GatB has translation MEYEVIIGLEVHVQLNTNSKIFSTATNEFGGSPNTHISPLCVALPGTLPVLNEVVLEKAVRAGVALGCEITKFTKFDRKNYFYPDLPKGYQISQFDKPYATKGGIHVLLKGEKEEKFIPLTRIHMEEDAGKLIHSHDPSINRSYVDYNRAGTPLIEIVSEPDLRSSDEAYVYLNELKTILRYIQVSDCNMEEGSLRCDANVSIRPKGEKGFRTRVEIKNLNSFKAVKQAIDYEVEWQKDVYSRGESFKQMTKLWDATLLKTIPMRSKEMSHDYRYFPEPDLPTIQISDSFIEDIRKTLPELPRQKKERYKTELGLPEYDAEVLTSEREIAEYFEEALVIAGDAKKTSNWVKDEILGIVNKENISIQEFAIDPVRIGKLVKLINSGEITGKIAKTIFEDMLTTKDQPETIVEKNGLKVVRDDKALEEIVIRVIESQPESVEGWKNGKDRVLGAIVGGVMKETKGKADPKLVNELILAKLGPLGEKKKV, from the coding sequence ATGGAATACGAAGTCATCATCGGTCTGGAAGTCCACGTCCAGCTCAATACCAATTCAAAAATATTTTCCACTGCCACAAACGAATTTGGTGGTAGTCCCAATACTCATATTTCTCCTTTATGTGTTGCCTTGCCTGGCACCTTGCCAGTGTTAAACGAGGTGGTCCTTGAAAAAGCAGTCCGAGCTGGTGTGGCTCTTGGTTGTGAGATCACAAAATTTACAAAATTTGATCGTAAAAATTATTTTTATCCAGACTTACCGAAAGGGTATCAAATTTCACAATTTGATAAACCATATGCTACGAAAGGTGGAATTCATGTTCTATTAAAAGGGGAAAAAGAAGAAAAGTTCATTCCTCTGACTCGTATCCACATGGAAGAAGATGCGGGTAAACTCATCCACTCTCACGATCCTTCTATCAATCGTTCGTATGTGGATTATAACCGTGCAGGGACACCTCTCATCGAAATTGTCTCCGAACCAGACCTAAGATCTTCTGATGAGGCTTATGTATATTTAAATGAATTAAAAACCATCCTTCGTTACATCCAAGTATCTGATTGTAATATGGAAGAGGGATCACTACGATGTGATGCAAACGTCTCCATTCGTCCGAAAGGAGAAAAAGGATTTCGTACTCGAGTGGAAATCAAAAACCTAAACTCATTTAAGGCCGTAAAACAAGCGATAGACTATGAAGTCGAATGGCAAAAAGATGTATATTCTAGAGGTGAGTCCTTCAAACAAATGACAAAACTTTGGGATGCAACACTACTCAAAACCATCCCGATGCGTTCCAAAGAGATGAGCCATGACTATCGTTATTTTCCAGAACCAGATTTACCTACGATTCAAATTTCGGATTCTTTCATTGAAGACATTCGTAAAACTCTTCCTGAGTTGCCACGACAAAAAAAAGAACGTTACAAAACAGAACTTGGACTTCCCGAATATGATGCGGAAGTTCTCACTAGTGAACGTGAAATCGCAGAATACTTTGAAGAGGCACTTGTCATTGCAGGTGATGCAAAAAAAACTTCAAATTGGGTCAAAGATGAAATCTTAGGAATTGTGAATAAAGAGAATATTTCCATCCAAGAGTTTGCCATTGATCCAGTGCGGATTGGTAAACTTGTGAAACTCATCAACTCTGGTGAAATCACAGGAAAAATTGCGAAGACGATTTTTGAAGATATGTTAACTACAAAAGACCAACCCGAAACCATTGTGGAGAAAAATGGTCTGAAAGTGGTTCGTGATGACAAAGCCCTTGAAGAAATTGTGATCCGTGTGATTGAATCCCAACCAGAATCTGTGGAAGGTTGGAAAAATGGAAAAGACCGAGTGCTTGGTGCCATTGTCGGTGGAGTCATGAAAGAAACAAAGGGGAAAGCTGATCCAAAACTTGTAAATGAACTGATACTCGCCAAATTAGGCCCGTTAGGTGAAAAAAAGAAGGTATAA
- a CDS encoding bacteriohemerythrin → MQKDSSAHLDSLRITWLSEPFHLGIPIIDLQHVWLVHIILELEEEIVEAEKSDSDVDVHSSFRKALDYVAEHFALEEDILEHFNYPNFKEHVLGHRKFVERLTEKYYEAKNNQMAALGILQILKKWLFQHILHDDTDYAEFFKASNVDLKSYCNQILKSGKYPISKEQLLIYQNIVQIDTSTISLHEQSIDTIQEIRNIWKTYNLSTGIPIIDLQHIWLLKMIVELDHSLKLGDGSSETFHKVIAEAIEYTKDHFGVEDKIMRYFRYTDVVQHMNQHKRFIEFIKMRNDEYKLGNPRVGLHLVQDLRNWLLSHIALEDKKIGLAFESRVRELSEFTKKLHQTGEIGISREQKNLYKLVLQSVPDLLD, encoded by the coding sequence ATGCAAAAGGATTCCTCCGCACATTTAGATTCCCTACGAATCACATGGTTAAGTGAGCCCTTCCATCTTGGTATTCCCATCATTGACCTGCAACATGTGTGGCTTGTACACATCATATTGGAATTGGAAGAAGAAATTGTGGAAGCGGAAAAATCGGATTCTGATGTAGACGTACATTCTTCCTTTCGAAAGGCTCTTGATTATGTGGCAGAACATTTTGCGTTAGAAGAAGATATTTTAGAACATTTTAACTATCCCAATTTTAAAGAACACGTATTGGGTCATCGAAAATTTGTCGAACGACTCACTGAAAAATATTACGAAGCCAAAAATAACCAAATGGCTGCACTTGGAATTTTACAAATCTTAAAAAAATGGTTATTCCAACACATCTTACACGATGATACAGACTATGCAGAGTTTTTTAAAGCATCTAACGTAGATCTCAAATCGTATTGTAACCAAATTCTAAAATCAGGTAAGTATCCCATTTCAAAAGAACAACTTTTGATCTATCAAAATATTGTGCAAATTGATACATCAACCATCTCACTGCACGAACAATCAATTGATACGATCCAAGAAATTCGAAACATATGGAAAACTTATAATTTATCTACTGGAATTCCCATTATCGATTTACAACATATATGGCTCTTAAAAATGATTGTAGAGTTAGATCATTCACTTAAGTTAGGTGATGGATCAAGTGAAACCTTTCATAAAGTAATTGCTGAGGCAATTGAATACACCAAAGACCATTTTGGTGTGGAAGATAAAATTATGCGTTATTTTCGATACACTGATGTAGTACAACATATGAACCAACACAAACGGTTTATCGAATTTATTAAAATGAGAAATGATGAGTATAAATTGGGTAATCCTAGGGTTGGTTTACATTTGGTGCAAGACCTACGGAATTGGTTACTTTCACATATCGCTTTGGAAGATAAAAAAATTGGTTTGGCATTTGAGTCAAGGGTGAGAGAACTTTCTGAGTTTACAAAAAAATTGCATCAAACCGGGGAAATTGGGATCTCGAGGGAGCAAAAAAATCTATATAAATTGGTCCTACAATCGGTCCCAGACCTCTTGGATTAA
- a CDS encoding aldehyde dehydrogenase family protein, with protein sequence MTQATLSTANVSNTAVIQTKSFTPKDIDRIFNAQKKKALELRLTNYKTRIQKLKKLKDVVLKYQPQIQNALHADFRKSAGEVDITEILPTIAEINDAIRHIKHWMRPKNVMTPPTLLGATSRIVYEPKGVCLIIAPWNYPFHLAIAPLAAAIAAGNTVMLKPSEFTPNTANIINVMLNEIFSEDEVAVFEGDVSVATALLEIPFDHIFFTGSTPVGKIVMAAAAKNLTSVTLELGGKSPSIIAEDADMKVAAERIMWGKFLNAGQTCVAPDYLLIPEAKVEEFVKYAKETTESFFKSKPENFTASTDFCRIVNAKNFSRVSSYIDDAVKKGAKIAYGGEVRSSDNFIAPTILNNVSLDSKIMEDEIFGPLLPIVTYKSLDDAIHIINERPKPLALYIFTKKRSTSKYVLRRTSSGGAVINDVILHLVNPNLPFGGVNHSGHGSYHGIFGFKTFSHERSVLQTPKASIAKLMYPPYSGFVRLMVKLTTKFFV encoded by the coding sequence ATGACCCAAGCCACTCTTTCTACGGCAAATGTTTCTAACACAGCCGTCATCCAAACCAAAAGTTTTACTCCCAAAGACATCGATAGAATTTTTAATGCACAAAAGAAAAAAGCTCTCGAACTTCGTTTGACGAATTACAAAACACGAATTCAAAAACTGAAGAAACTAAAAGATGTAGTCTTAAAATACCAACCACAAATCCAAAATGCACTTCACGCCGATTTTAGAAAATCCGCAGGAGAAGTGGACATCACTGAAATTTTACCAACCATCGCAGAAATCAATGATGCCATTCGCCATATCAAACATTGGATGCGCCCTAAAAATGTAATGACTCCTCCCACCTTGCTTGGTGCCACAAGTCGAATTGTGTATGAACCAAAAGGAGTGTGTCTGATCATCGCACCATGGAATTATCCATTCCATTTGGCAATTGCTCCACTTGCCGCTGCGATTGCTGCGGGTAACACAGTGATGTTGAAACCATCAGAATTTACTCCAAATACTGCAAACATCATTAACGTAATGTTAAATGAAATATTCTCTGAGGATGAAGTGGCAGTGTTTGAAGGGGATGTGAGTGTTGCGACAGCCCTACTCGAAATTCCATTCGATCATATTTTTTTCACAGGGTCTACTCCGGTTGGAAAGATTGTGATGGCAGCTGCTGCAAAAAACTTAACTAGCGTTACACTCGAATTAGGTGGAAAATCTCCATCTATTATCGCAGAAGACGCTGATATGAAAGTGGCAGCTGAAAGAATTATGTGGGGTAAGTTTTTGAACGCTGGGCAGACTTGTGTAGCACCTGACTACTTACTCATCCCTGAAGCGAAAGTGGAAGAATTCGTAAAATACGCGAAAGAAACGACTGAAAGTTTTTTCAAATCGAAGCCAGAGAATTTTACAGCAAGTACTGATTTCTGCCGTATTGTGAATGCAAAAAACTTTTCCAGAGTTTCTTCCTACATTGATGATGCCGTAAAAAAAGGCGCCAAAATTGCGTATGGTGGTGAAGTGAGAAGTTCTGATAACTTCATTGCACCCACCATCTTAAACAATGTTTCCCTTGATTCTAAAATCATGGAAGACGAAATTTTTGGACCTCTCCTTCCAATCGTCACATACAAGTCATTAGATGATGCAATTCATATCATCAATGAAAGACCAAAACCATTAGCATTGTACATCTTTACAAAAAAGAGAAGTACATCCAAATATGTGTTACGTAGGACAAGTTCTGGTGGAGCCGTGATCAACGATGTGATTTTACACCTTGTGAATCCAAACTTACCGTTTGGTGGAGTCAACCATTCAGGACATGGAAGTTACCACGGAATTTTTGGATTTAAAACATTCTCTCACGAAAGGTCCGTTTTACAAACACCAAAAGCTTCTATTGCAAAACTGATGTATCCACCTTACTCTGGTTTTGTGAGACTTATGGTAAAATTGACAACCAAGTTTTTCGTCTAA